One Primulina huaijiensis isolate GDHJ02 chromosome 5, ASM1229523v2, whole genome shotgun sequence DNA segment encodes these proteins:
- the LOC140977428 gene encoding histone acetyltransferase HAC1-like — protein MFMLQPQNSMQHGCNNFLRAFSFHNSHVSSIPRPSAELGVPLDSFGSNPSCFFSVPTTGPETMKQDFSGYIRYGHRTSMDVNIEDIQPDHKCRKTEDPDLFDDGSLYTIVREAKQSSETKQRQLATVNSERSSSILNSEKDLRMDKDVSGNQYMGNVVASFCSESSCLADKQQTGCCYTSKVKSDLILSSEYKRYDGMPKLIEVPSPIVQEEEIKIKSWAKRGRLDANCFSPESTASNLSGVELRKNGAGISLIDFFTAEQIKVHLQSLNQRNNLEHTEESVENTRRHAFGENMCQLCLMDEIKLAPPSIYCASCEAPIKCNLSYFWTVDEMGTRHIFCTRCFRGSRSNIVVKGLSISKEKLCKAKNTEADDEAWVECDKCECWQHQICALYNSKQDLEGEVKYTCPFCRLAEMKATEHVSTPLAIGAQDLPRTMLSDHIEQRLFRSLERERKQRAESSGMSPGEVPGASDLTVRVVLSVNKQVKVSPKFLDILHGEKYPTEFPYRSKVILLFQKVEGVDVCLLAMYVQEFGSECEQPNQRSIYISYLDSVKYFRPEIKTVAGEALRTFVYHEIMIGYLSYCKRRGFTTCYIWACPPSKGDDYIFYCHPETQKMPKNLRAWYKNFLRKAKEENVVTECTNFYNCFFIPSGKNNYKITAARLPYFFGDYWSGAAEDIIQNIEKDNEEKSEKKVKRTITKRSLRATGHNDSSADSTMDIQVMQQLGHTILPNKEDFFVVRLQFTCVNCREAILSGNRWTCNQCCYHLCSRCRDVMKNPAGETHTKFCLEKHLLLQVAVDVPENTEDKDITLDNEFFESRHSFLSFCQKNNYQFDTLRRSKHSSMMILYHIQNMTELTIGTICSICQQNTTVKWHCEICSEFLVCTACYQKEGDGCHVHKLIQHSMKADLRTTSKKMQQQRALEAKALLDLLLHANRCHSSIGNPCSYPNCQAIKNLFFHSRGCARRVNGGCVKCKKIWYLTCLHSRNCADSSCKFPRCLDIKNFKEKSAAESEVRRRAAVKRSHCNNIL, from the exons ATGTTCATGCTTCAACCACAGAATAGCATGCAGCATGGATGTAATAATTTCCTTAGAGCATTTTCATTTCATAATTCCCATGTTTCAAGTATTCCCAGGCCAAGTGCAGAATTGGGAGTTCCCCTGGATTCTTTTGGCTCAAATCCATCTTGCTTTTTCTCTGTTCCAACCACAG GTCCGGAAACAATGAAACAAGATTTTTCAGGATATATTCGCTATGGACATCGTACTTCAATGGACGTTAATATTGAGGATATTCAACCAGATCATAAATGTCGCAAGACTGAGGATCCTGATTTATTTGATGATGGGTCATTGTACACAATAGTTCGTGAAGCGAAACAATCATCTGAAACGAAGCAGAGACAATTAGCCACTGTGAACAGTGAAAGGTCTAGCTCCATACTGAATTCCGAAAAAGATCTTCGAATGGATAAAGATGTTTCTGGTAATCAATATATGGGCAATGTCGTTGCTTCCTTCTGTTCTGAAAGTAGTTGTCTGGCTGATAAACAACAGACGGGGTGTTGTTATACCAGCAAGGTCAAATCTGATCTAATTTTGAGTTCAGAATATAAGAGATATGATGGCATGCCTAAGCTAATTGAAGTGCCTTCTCCCATTGTTCAAGAAGAAGAGATCAAAATCAAGTCTTGGGCTAAACGTGGAAGACTAGATGCAAATTGTTTCTCACCTGAATCAACTGCTAGTAACCTGTCTGGAGTAGAATTGAGGAAAAATGGAGCGGGAATTTCTTTAATTGATTTCTTCACAGCCGAGCAAATTAAAGTACACTTGCAAAGTCTAAATCAGCGAAACAACCTGGAACATACAGAG GAATCAGTTGAAAACACAAGAAGACATGCTTTCGGTGAAAATATGTGTCAGTTATGCTTAATGGATGAGATTAAGCTAGCCCCTCCAAGTATTTACTGTGCATCTTGCGAAGCTCCTATCAAATGCAACTTGAGCTATTTTTGGACTGTGGATGAAATGGGTACACGACACATTTTTTGTACTCGTTGCTTTAGGGGTTCTCGTAGTAACATTGTAGTTAAGGGGCTCTCTATTTCCAAGGAAAAGCTTTGTAAGGCCAAGAATACTGAAGCAGATGATGAAGCT TGGGTAGAATGTGACAAGTGTGAATGTTGGCAACATCAGATTTGTGCTCTTTATAATTCTAAACAAGATTTGGAGGGGGAAGTTAAATATACTTGCCCGTTTTGCCGATTAGCTGAGATGAAGGCAACGGAGCATGTATCCACACCTCTTGCTATTGGTGCACAGGATCTCCCGAGAACCATGCTTAGTGATCACATAGAGCAGAGACTTTTCAGAAGCCTCGAGCGAGAGAGAAAGCAAAGGGCGGAATCATCGGGAATGTCTCCTGGAGAG GTACCTGGAGCTTCAGATCTCACAGTTAGAGTGGTGCTATCTGTcaataaacaagtaaaagtgaGCCCGAAGTTTTTAGATATCCTCCATGGTGAAAAGTATCCAACTGAGTTTCCATATAGATCAAAG GTAATCCTATTGTTTCAAAAGGTTGAAGGTGTAGATGTATGTCTCTTGGCTATGTATGTCCAAGAGTTTGGATCAGAATGTGAACAACCAAATCAGCGCAGCATATATATTTCATATCTCGATTCAGTAAAGTATTTTAGACCGGAAATAAAAACTGTTGCTGGAGAGGCTTTGCGTACTTTTGTATACCATGAAATAATG ATTGGATATCTTAGCTACTGCAAGCGACGTGGTTTCACTACCTGCTACATATGGGCTTGCCCACCTTCAAAAGGAGATGATTACATATTTTATTGTCATCCAGAGACTCAAAAAATGCCAAAAAATCTGAGAGCATG GTACAAAAATTTTCTTCGGAAAGCCAAGGAGGAAAATGTTGTGACGGAATGTACAAATTTCTATAACTGCTTCTTTATTCCAAGTGGAAAAAACAACTACAAGATAACAGCTGCTCGATTACCTTATTTTTTTGGAGATTACTGGTCTGGTGCTGCTGAGGATATCATACAAAACATTGAGAAGGATAATGAAGAAAAATctgaaaaaaaagtaaaaaggaCAATAACGAAGAGATCTTTAAGAGCAACAGGACATAATGATTCATCTGCTGATTCAACAATGGATATTCAAGTGATGCAGCAG CTTGGGCATACTATCCTGCCAAATAAGGAAGACTTTTTTGTTGTCCGGTTGCAATTCACTTGTGTGAACTGCCGTGAAGCAATACTCTCTGGAAATCGTTGGACTTGCAATCAATGCTGTTACCATTTATGTAGCAG ATGCCGTGACGTGATGAAAAACCCAGCGGGGGAAACACACACTAAATTCTGCCTGGAAAAACATCTCCTCCTTCAG GTTGCTGTGGATGTACCTGAAAACACGGAGGATAAAGATATCACTTTAGATAATGAGTTCTTTGAGAGCAGACACTCGTTCTTGAGTTTCTGTCAGAAAAATAATTATCAGTTTGACACACTTCGCCGCTCCAAGCATTCATCAATGATGATCTTGTACCATATCCAGAATATGACAGAACTAACAATTGGGACCATCTGCAGCATTTGCCAACAGAATACAACCGTGAAATGGCATTGTGAAATTTGTTCTGAGTTTCTTGTTTGCACTGCCTGCTATCAGAAAGAGGGCGATGGTTGCCATGTTCATAAGTTAATTCAGCACTCAATGAAAGCCGATTTGAGAACGACGAGTAAGAAAATGCAGCAGCAGAGAGCATTGGAG GCAAAGGCATTGTTGGATCTTTTGTTACATGCGAATCGGTGTCACTCATCAATAGGAAACCCCTGCTCATATCCCAATTGCCAAGCTATTAAAAATCTCTTCTTCCACAGTCGAGGGTGTGCACGTCGTGTGAATGGTGGTTGTGTAAAGTGTAAGAAAATCTGGTACCTCACGTGTCTTCACTCAAGAAACTGTGCTGATTCTAGTTGCAAATTTCCTCGTTGCTT GGATATAAAGAACTTTAAAGAAAAGAGTGCAGCAGAATCCGAAGTTCGGAGGAGAGCTGCGGTTAAAAGAAGCCACTGCAACAACATTCTATGA
- the LOC140976160 gene encoding uncharacterized protein gives MDPRRVPRAASDPKVRHVGFFAPGAAHDRSQSGPPDPTSSSPPVSNISPSSNSLSPVMIPPPRLLSADLSRRFPQGTPLSHLHAARARDYSSIPVGSYNPSEFISPTATTEFSEDLMSPKRGLRSGSGKFATSLPAGGFDMAAVKQKSVANLTTDFIDGESSVEVRKELGPASGKTSKEKTTKAERRAIQEAQRAKKASDKGGGGEASAAASGVNSANANKAVKVVPLKKDGSLVASSEKKRGDRQPDKDRKKDVTHPRTRMQFDDENRVEKAKKRSVVKQIEAKNRVELFRHLPQYEHGTRLPDLEAKFFQLGPVHPSVYKVGLRYLAGEISGGNARCIAMLQAFQESIKDYTTPPEKALIRDLTTKINGYVSFLIECRPLSISMGNAIRFLKTRIAKISLTLSESEAKASLISDIDRFISEKITLADKVIVKHAVTKIRDGDVLLTYASSSVVEMILSHAQELGKQFRVVVVDSRPKLEGQKLLRRLVEKGISCAYTHLNAVSYIMHEVTRVLLGASSVLSNGTVYSRVGTASVAMVAHQFRVPVLICCEAYKFHERVQLDSICSNELGDPDAIARVSGRKEISYLNGWVKSENLQILNLIYDATPSDYVSMIITDYGMIPPTSVPVVVREYGRENLWMQ, from the exons ATGGACCCTCGCCGCGTTCCACGGGCCGCCAGCGACCCTAAAGTTCGGCACGTCGGGTTCTTCGCTCCGGGGGCTGCACACGATCGATCTCAATCGGGTCCACCCGACCCGACATCCTCGTCGCCTCCTGTCTCCAACATCTCACCCTCCAGCAACTCCTTGTCACCGGTCATGATCCCGCCGCCGCGCCTTCTATCTGCGGATCTCTCCCGCCGCTTCCCTCAAGGGACGCCTTTATCTCATCTACACGCCGCTCGAGCTAGGGATTATTCTTCGATTCCGGTTGGAAGTTATAATCCGTCCGAGTTTATATCTCCGACGGCGACTACGGAGTTCTCAGAGGACCTCATGTCTCCTAAACGGGGCCTCAGGAGTGGTTCTGGGAAATTCGCTACTTCATTGCCAGCTGGGGGATTTGATATGGCGGCTGTGAAGCAGAAGAGTGTAGCGAATTTGACTACTGATTTTATAG ATGGAGAGTCAAGTGTGGAAGTGCGGAAAGAGCTGGGCCCTGCTAGTGGAAAGACATCAAAGGAGAAGACTACAAAGGCTGAGAGACGTGCTATTCAAGAGGCTCAACGAGCGAAAAAGGCTTCTGATAAAG GTGGAGGAGGTGAGGCATCTGCTGCGGCATCTGGGGTCAATTCTGCAAATGCCAATAAGGCTGTGAAGGTTGTTCCACTGAAGAAAGATGGCTCTCTGGTTGCATCTTCTGAGAAAAAACGTGGTGATCGTCAGCCAGATAAAGATAGGAAGAAAGATGTCACTCATCCAAGGACAAGGATGCAGTTTGATGATGAAAATAGAGTCGAGAAGGCAAAGAAGCGTTCAGTAGTAAAACAAATAGAGGCAAAAAACAGAGTTGAACTATTTAGGCATCTACCACAGTACGAACATGGAACACGGCTTCCTGATCTCGAAGCGAAGTTCTTTCAATTAGGTCCAGTTCATCCTTCTGTTTACAAG GTTGGTCTGAGATATCTAGCTGGGGAAATATCTGGCGGCAATGCACGTTGTATTGCTATGCTTCAAGCATTTCAAGAATCTATCAAAGATTACACTACGCCACCCGAGAAAGCCCTTATTCGGGACTTGACTACAAAAATAAATGGTTATGTCTCTTTTCTGATTGAATGCAGACCCCTTTCAATCAGCATGGGGAATGCTATTAGGTTTCTTAAAACTCGAATTGCAAAAATATCTTTGACCCTCTCAGAGTCAGAGGCTAAAGCGAGTCTTATTTCGGATATTGACCGTTTTATTAGTGAGAAGATAACTCTAGCAGACAAGGTAATTGTGAAGCATGCTGTGACAAAAATTAGGGATGGTGATGTTCTTCTCACATATGCATCGTCATCTGTTGTCGAGATGATATTGTCACATGCCCAAGAACTTGGTAAACAGTTCCGAGTTGTAGTGGTGGATTCTCGTCCAAAGCTCGAAGGCCAGAAGTTACTTCGTAGGCTTGTGGAAAAGGGTATTAGTTGTGCATATACTCATCTAAATGCGGTTTCTTATATCATGCATGAAGTAACTAGAGTACTTTTGGGTGCTTCATCGGTATTGTCTAATGGGACGGTTTACTCGAGGGTTGGCACTGCATCTGTTGCTATGGTTGCTCATCAATTCCGGGTCCCGGTCTTGATTTGTTGTGAAGCATACAAGTTTCACGAAAGGGTTCAACTTGATTCGATTTGCTCTAATGAACTTG GTGATCCTGATGCTATTGCTAGGGTTTCTGGTAGAAAGGAAATCAGTTACTTGAATGGCTGGGTGAAGAGTGAGAATCTACAGATTCTGAATCTGAT CTATGATGCGACACCTTCAGATTATGTTTCAATGATTATCACGGACTATGGCATG atcCCACCCACGAGTGTTCCTGTTGTTGTGCGCGAATACGGCAGAGAAAACTTATGGATGCAGTGA